From the genome of Solanum pennellii chromosome 6, SPENNV200:
ATTTCACTTCATTAAAAGCCAATCATAGCCTATGCCCTGAATCATAAAAGGGAAAGTGGATTTACATTTTAATCAGTTTAAACCAATACCCCAACAGTCAGAAACATTATATAACAAGGTAGGGTGAAAACAGAATACTTACAGAAGTGCTCCTCAGTTCAGGCTTCAAATCATGCTTGTTGACCCTCAATCTGGGACTCTCTCTACTCTTCAAATCCATATTCCCTTCCCAGCTCTTCCTCAGGGCCTTAGGCTCCAATTCAAGTCCTTGAAGATAATTCTTCAATGGATTCCCACCCAGCAGTCTCTTCGGTGTTGGACTCGCCCCACGAACAGAACTAGACTTCTCCACTCCAGGTTTAGTTGTTGCTTTCTCCAAACGTTCCAAGCCCTTAACCTTTGCTTGTAGCTTAACCCCATTTGAAAACTTCTCGAAAGAAGTCGGTAATGAATAACAACTTGTAGGAGATGTGGGTATTGATCTTGAGCTAGAAGATGATTTTACTCTCATTAGAGAATCCTTCTTCTCCACTACATTTAATGCTAACTTTGACAAGTGAGACTTCGACCAAGTCAAAGTAGGCTTCTTTTTTTCCACTTTTTCCTGTTTGGTACCACCATTTGATCTCGAAACTGCAGATTTATTATCTTTCGCCGCCACATGACTATTACCTAATGCTTTTGAAGGAGACTTAGTTTTGTCTCGCGATTTTGAACCAGGAGACAGATTACCATTGTTATTTAGGAAGCCTAAAGAATGAGTTGCTACTATATCTTCGGGGGTTCCAACACAAGGGTGTCGTCCAGGGACGGGCCTGACCCCTCTAAGTATAGGCACAGGTGAGGCAGCTTCAAGCCTCTCAACATGAATGAACTGACCCAATTGAATCTTATCACTAAGAATAAGATCATCATGTTCATCAGGCAAAGATACATAAGTAGCATGAGAAGAATCTGATACCTTTAGGTAGAACCCTTGGTTAGGAAAAAGCTCCCCACCTGCTAATGCTGGCACAATGCTAACCACTTGCAACAGAGATGACCTATGCTCACCAGCAACTTTCACATCTGTGTTCATATGCTGAAGAAGCTTCAATAGAACACCAGGTACCAAAGTAGCCATTCCCCAAATCTTCAATTAGCATTACCAGAAAAAGATACCAAATTGAAGAACTTTCAAGATTTCACAAAGGAAATCTAGCAAAAGggcttctttctctctttctcccaATTTCCagattaacaaagaaaaaaattacagcTAACAACTCTAActcaaaagaggaaaaagatgGTTCTCCAAGAAGGGTTCAATCATACAAGTACAGTAAAAATGAAAATCCCACAAAACCACTCAAACAGATCAAAAAAATCAAACCTTTATAACCCTATTGAGATTCACAGCCAAAGCACCTTTCTTTAGTCCAACAAAAGCATCCAACTTTCATTGATTCAAGAACTTGATGCCATTAGTGgtcaagagaaagagaaagcCAGAAACCCCAAAAATGAATCAAGAAGAGGAAGGAACAAAATGGGGGTTTGGCATTTATACatttattagtattaagtaaaaaaaacaaagtaaTAAACTAGTACAGTAgtccataaaaatatatattgatgtatTCTTGTacagaaagagtagagatgagGAAAAAGGGTTCAGGGTTAGCATTGATTGCCTCAGTACAAAGTAAAAAAGGCAACTTTTTGATTAGTTAAGTCACAAGTGTGAAAGataaggagagagagagagagagaaggagAAAACTTGAGAAGTGTCCAAATTGAAAGTGGGCTTCTGAATCTGAAGTGAAGGGTCCTCAAAATGGGTTCTTTTTTATGAGATTAGTATAATGGAAAACACAACAAAAATTGATGCCAGAGATGAAGAaatcatcattcatcacatGATTGATTCATTCCAACTATTCAACTTGGTCCGGCTGACaacaaattcattaaatataatataaaaaaatagtacaAAAATTTTGTAAGTTTTATCCATTGATAAtgttctcttctcttcttttcttttttttttcacttccaAAGAATAATGCTTTTCTGTTGGAATAGGTTTGTTTTTTCAGAGAATATGACAGAGCCCAAAAAATTGGAGCTAAAGAGAATCTAACAAGGACATCTTTAAATTttactcatttttttcttcatcaaggttttgtgtttgtgttttgtaattaaataaaataaaatattatctcaaaaatatttatttttaatttagacAAACACGATAAAAGATGTGTGTGGGGTTGGTGGCAATGGAAGCTAAGGTGGAGGAGTGTTTGGAGATGTCAAATAAGTCAGAATATTACTTACGAAATTTATCTATCCTATTTTTATCAGAAAAATTATTTCTCTTAATTTCCAAATATTGTAACAACCAAACGTAAAGATACTTCAATATCAAACACAACAACCAATTCATGATGAGTCCAAATAATTAAGATTCATAGCAAAATTCTAATACATCCTAACCATCGTCGTTCACCATTATCACCTATATATACCACCCATTGCTCTTAGCGCAATTAGTCGATATCTCCCTTTATTCACAATTTAcgattattaatattaattatcataataatcatttcattagtTACCACTATATATTAGAGTATTActtatatattatcattatcagTTATCGCAATCACTATTATACTTGCGGTAAATACTAACTttcattgaagaaaaaaaaattatatttagatagagaatttttaataaatgtatatatataattgggTAGgtcatatattataatattggtTGATTGTATAGCAAATGGGTGCATGTGCTAAGGTCATGCTATTGTCGGTTTATAAAACTGTTTTCAGTAGTTGGAGATTCCATATATACACTCACCTAATTAGCTGGAACCTCTCTCTTAGAgagatattttttatctttcgatttatataatataatttaattaaattaaatttaaaaataaaaaaaatatttataaaattaacgatttaaaataagttataaatatttttatgattataagtcatttcactaaaaataaaattgatattttaaagttatcattGTTAAACAGGATAGAAAAAAAAGGTGAATTTTAttaagtcatataaattgaaattaacTGAGTATTACtaagataaaaataacttaaagaaTAGCATTAAATGTTTATTCTCGAACTAGCAAAGTAAAATAGAGATATCTTTAAAACTAATATGGAGTATTTAATAAGTAAATTGAAAATTACACAAGTCACACACTagatcttgtttttttttttttttccaaaatatataaaaattatttgaaattttttaaaattttgggtTGCGTGTACGCCTGCAAATGGTGGGGGAGAAGAAAATGGAAAAGGGAagatattataaattttgtacCCACGTGGTGCAAGGTGGAAAATGAGTTTTAAATATATGCATGTtaggtaaaagaaaaattacacgatgaaataaatttatactatttaattactcatcatagctatagtttgttataattttcatctgcgattaatattatacattaattacgtgagTTGATTTcgatttgtataattagtcacgtttgtatatgtataatttgccagaatatacaaatgaatacgtataatatacaattatttagcttatacacatatacaattcacccaTTTCctactctctgccctctctcgctcgtctctctcctctctctcccaatctcgcttgtcatatatacaaatgcatatgtgtaatatacaattatatacatatacaattcacctgatctctcccactctctgccctctctcgctcgcctctctcctccttctcccaatctcgctcgcctttctcctccctctccaATCTCGTTTGCCATGAATACAATTACatgtgtataatatacaattatctaaccgatatacctatacaattcacctctctcacatctcttttccccctctctctctcctctctcctctctcttccagtctcgctcgcctctctccttcatATAACATGTATCTACGAATTGTagttatcaaactatagctgtGGAGAGTAATTAGGTTATTTTTAACTGGTTGTATGTGaaaattcccaaaaaaaataCTCCAACCtgtcatttttatatattgcatcagataatcaattaaatttttaaaattaatatatgaaatttgtttttACAATGAAAGttaatttcttgatttataaaaaaaaatctcaaatgaaataattatttttttaaatcatactGGGATAgaccttttaaaaaaatgcctCGTGCCTTTGTGGggttataaattataatataaatcaaatgttaaaagtttaattaaattatatgaagTACTTCTCTTGAATGCCATAATGCAAAAATATATCTCTACAAATCTACCCTAATTCTTTAGCCATGTGTTAGTTAGCTATATTTCTATAGGGTAGTtatattgtttttgttgcattaatataaaaaaattaattcatgtaGAAAAATATGGTAAACAAATTAAGGTTAGTTATAGGAGTTAATAACAAAGAAATTGCTAtactttttttctaatataataGTGGTGAGTCTGTTTTCATATAAGATACACGATAATTGTTTAAATAATAGATATTATTTGTTCTTGAAACTAATAAGTGCATCGTTAAATACTTGATCATTTGCTCATGATTTTGCTATATCAAATTAGCATATCGTAACCTAAGTCTACCTCTAATAATAATTTCATCGACTTCATAAAATTAAATGGTTAAACAAACCATGCTAGTAATTGCACAAGAAGTGTCTTACATATAGATAGCATTAAATACTTGGAGTAAAGCATTCTTGTGTTCTCACTAGGATatccaaacaaaattttttaacttcttacTTTTTCAAACCAAACAACACCTAATTACCTAGGaactttttataatatttagacAAAGTTCGATAAAATCTACCAGAGTATTGATCAAGTTGATATAACAGGTGATCTCATAAAATTGAAGGATTAAAGTTTTGAACCATCTGTTTGCTTTCTTGATTGAGTTTATCGCATCAgatttattcaataaaatttacttttatttatcatacataaacttaaaaataacaataaaaaattacttcgtaaaaaaaaaaaaagtaaaatttaaccGTTTGACTAAAGGGGTAAGAACTTTATATGTTGATAAAGAAAGACGTTTgcaatattaattattaattacacgaattaataataatcacatgcacttttttttgactttttcatTGCCGTTGGCTTAATTAATGTTTGCAAAGAATGTCATATGGCATTATAGCTTAGCTGCCTTGTAGCAAAAGTTTTTGTATCACTAATTAAAGCTTTTTACTCATATATACTATGGGACCATATGtatttttaagtatttaaaaCTTACATTAAATCTTTTATACAAAAAATGTGAAAGTAGACATTAACTCAAGTATTTATGATAACTACATCGCAATTATTACctctaaatatttttgtgagGAAAACTTATTATCATTAAACGTCATATAAGTTGTATTTATGATTATGACATAAATCAGTAATAATGACGTAGTtgcaataaaattaaattagaaaattttggcaagttttttaattttttagtatttCTTAATTGCTTTGATAGATCAAActtaaacttcaaaaaaataagGACAGGACTTTATAATTACTTGTACAATTTTTTGTTGTCAAATCAAAACGTTGTTAATCTGTTACtatcaaagaaacaaaaagccaatataatatatttttttggttaaacaTTAACGccatattattataaataaatcgTTACGTAAATAGcaatagaatatattttttctctcatatatctcaaaaaaaattgagctCTTTAATTATATTCAAGAAATCAATTACCAATTTTTAACATTTAGCTTTGGTGGTTAATTAGTCCCTATCTATATGTACGATGCGATTACaattattaattgaaatatttgttattGACTAGAAAGCAATTACAGGATAACCATGTGATAATTGAGAATTACACTAATCtttttataatgtttagacCTAGATTTATTTTAATGGATCGAAGCATCGAGCAACATGAATTGTGATAACTGATTATATGCATTATCGATCTTAATTTATTTGGAATTgatcaatttaattatttttattaccaATTCTCTCAGAATTATTAGACTAGTAACTCGTGAATTCGAATGTAGTATTTCAGAAAGTATATCTCGATTCTCGATGTGCTTTAAAATGTTGATAAGGTTCTAAATTTGTGTTCCTTTATAATTAAGTGTACTAAAAAACAATTTTAGATCACCTAATTATGGTGGACCCTAAGGATTAGAGACCATTTAGGTTAATATCTACAGGTGGAGTTGATGGCTAGTGACCTAATGATATTTTACCTGCTTTTAAAAAAGGTCTTTAactcataattatattttgttaggcaaaataaagaataaagtaCTTAGtgaagttaattaattaaatttgagaaGTTGTTGTACCAATGATTAGCGTAAAGTTAGTTAAGATTTAAGCATGAagcttcttcatctttttgcCTTTACTAATTATGATTAGTAGCATATCTCAAAGCTAAAAAAGTCCATTATATTTGGTAAGAAATTAAGTAAAGCAAGAATATTATTCATGTTAACGACGtgctttcataaaaaaaaaaaaataataataatttgtagtttatacatttaatttgtattataaaaaaaaatgcaattattcACCATTACAATAACAAgttcattattgtttttatcatattattaattaatgtttagtggaaaatttatatttaacttttttatgaTTGGTTCATGAAAATTCTTTGAACataattcttttaggaataaCTCGATCTATgagtagagaaaataaaattcattagtGATTGTCACATCCACTCTGATCCATAAATACCCGACCACGCCCTATCCTCTCCTGACCTTCTCACCCCATGCCCCCAACAACCCCTTCCAACCACTCTAAACTCTCTCTCCATCCCGTCATATCTTACctcaataatatttatcaaaattagattaaaaaaaattttttggataataatttttatttatttgtcaaaaattaaataataagtaaaaaaaactaatctttgattttaatttattccaAACATGCTCTTAATCTTAAATACAGCTCATGAGAGTGCATTATGTGTGCTTTATTTCTGGATGACATTATTGTAAAAAGACTTAAAATATTCCCTtctataattttacttttaaaaaacatGGATTATCCTAAATTTTCAACGCTATCTAGAAAAACATGCCACCATGAAATAcaagggaaaaaaaaataaaatctaaaacgAAGAATTAGATTCCAAAGAGAAATTTAACttcttgaatatattttttaaaaataaattagataattgagtttctatttttttaagaaataggAAAAGGGAGAATGAAGAGGAAATTAGTTACGAAGGGATCTTTATCTTATTAAATAATCAATCAATTGAGCGACTCCGTTAAGAGACTATTTTCGAAAAGATTATAATGACATATTGAGAGTAGAATTGTGAACGTTGGTCCTCATGTAGCCTCAACAAATAGCAATTGATAATGACAATTGAAAATTTTTGGACCCTCATATAATTAATGCTCATACTAAAGGGGTGAGATATATAACTCCACCGACTAATATGCTACCTAATTTTTGTCACTATTTTAGCAATTTTCAtggatattttttaaaatatatatattcactcaaaaaataaataagtagtACTGGTAATATAGAAGGAAAAATAAACTTGctattttttagaaatagtTTTACTTTCTTAAGATTTAAGATAATGTGTGACCAAATAaagattaattatttcttttcgtTTTATATTAGAttgatattttctattttacacttgtgataaaaaagttattaataaattcataactaACGTTGTTATTTGCTCTTTGTTCATAATTTCGACATTTGCTTCCGATAAATTAATAGTAAATTTTTgacatcatttttaaaaaaaatgtattgtaCTTTTCATCGTTTTGATATGAAGAAAATCACtatttacaataatttcatCTATTTTATGCACGTTTTATTTTAATACGTAATCTAAATGTATTCTAACAAGCTATAGATTGTCGCCTAATATAGCTAGATCAACGTGACTTATGGTAAAATGATTGAACAAGAGATCTCAGTTTCGATctcttgaaaaagaaaaaaatcatcttGAAAGTGTGACTTCAGAAATGATCCTATAACCTAGCAATACACGAATTCAAATTAGTCAGACTCCAATAAAAATACTGATCAAGGAAATTTAAATAGCTATACTCATTTTCACCAtcttaattatatttcaattactTTCCTTTTCTTGTCATCAAATGGTGAGCACGTCCATACAAAGACATacgaaataaaattaaaacgaGCTTAAGTTATCAGCAAAAAAATCAAAGTAGTAAATTCTTAGGGCCCCAAAAAATGACTTTGCTTAtatcaataaataatataatataaagttggAAAGCTACCAATCACCCTTCATTTATGGAACAATCGATGAAATACTTTTTTAGAGCCCCAAAAatcatttgtttttgttattataaaatAGATactaattaatacaaatatcatGTTTGGCTAAACTTTTAATTcgtaaaaaacattaatttacaaaaaaaggAAGATAAAGAGTTGTTAGtgtaaattctttttatttggagaaaataattgttttttgttaGGTTGGGTATCAAATTCTATTTCTCAAagcttaaatatatttttctccaaaaaaGACTTACAAGCCTTTTTAAAAAGTTTGGACAAATACTattgttcaaaaatatttttttaaatttacgaTCAACCACAAATTAGtttttacaaaagaaaaaggaatcaAAATAACATGATTTCAGAAAATTAGACTTTTAAGTCCTTGGCCAAACATTTTCAGTAAACTAGAAGGCACAAATCACTTGAATTGGAGTTTGTGTCTGGTATATTTATACATAGaagtatcaaaaatattttaaatttgacgtaaattattaatataatttttaaataattttaaaaaaatttctttactAAATACACCTCAATCTTgtaacacaaataaaatatatctttaaaatcttgTCAAGTTTAGAAGTATTTTCAACACTTTTCTTGACTATTTATTAAAAGACTCATGCTCAACAAGAGTTTGAGACTAATTGATATGTTATATAGCATATCAGGAATTACCTAAGTTCAGTTAGTCAAGTAAAAAAATGTTTCTAAGATTGTCAATAGTTCAACAACggattctttttatatatatatatatatatataaatatactaaaattttgataattttacaagtacataaaaatattaaaaattaaacttatcAAGTTTAAATGATGATTATAATCCATTAGCTAATTAGCTTTTCTTGCTGTCACATACGATGAAAatcattagttaattattttttttttaaaaaaaatcataagatAGTTTGATACGAAAGTTTTCCTCCCCAAAAAAGTTTATCTTTGATGTAAAATATTCTACATCCAAGTAGATGGAAGCTAAAAGTAAAACTACTCGAACAAAACTATATATGACAAATGGGATAAAGATTGACAAATACAAAACTAAAGAATAAGCTTGATTATTAATTTACACTCATTAATGAGACTGcgatgttaaaaaaaaaaaaacctttgtCATCTCCTTTATCATTTAAAAGTAAAGAAATACACAAACATGTGGATGAAcaagaatatataaatatttttgttagatGGTTTTTCCTAACAATCATATCCTTTTTCGTTAAAATGATCGTGAGAAAAGAGAATATCAAAAAGCTCACTCTCGACTGGGCTCGAAGCCTTATTGGTTCTATTTTTGTCTAAGAAAGTAACAAATTTGAGCACTAAGCCAAAATGCATTGAATCACTAGTATGTATGGGGACATAACTTAGTGAATGGCAAAAATGAATGATCATTTCAAGAAGTATTTGGTTCATTGTCCTTGTCTTGATGTTGATGGTTTCATTTTAGGTTCatcttataaatttatatttatattatgattatgattgaTGGCCTTTCTTGGACAGAGACTTGTATGAATGAGAATTGAAGTTTTAGCTTGTGGGTTTTCCTAAGTAAACGTATTACAATAAGatcaaataattttcttttccaAAACTATCACTATCTCAATAaaccaaaattattttctttatgatCAAAACAATGAGTGGTTAACTTCTACcagaataacttttttttttctgcaaTGATTATCCAAGTGAAAATGGGGTGAGGTTTAAGCCAGCTTATTCACACCTCGACTAATTCGATGGAATCCCACTAGATGTTGGGTAATTCTATCCATCAAGACTTGGGACATATGTGAAGAAATCACCTAATATTAGACGTCATAGTTGTTCTCAACACACTACATATGTCTAATGGATTTCCGCACTAACAAGAAATGGATGTAGCCTCACTAATAATGGACAAACTTATTTCTATAAAAGAGTATCTATTCAACAATAGACAAAATGAGTCACTTGAAGGATGGACTGCTCGATTGTATTGTTATGGGTGAATGCTATAATTCAACCATCTCTGTCAAGCTCTGAATACAGCTAGTATAGCCACTATAAGTTCATAGAAATCAGCTGAACGATAACAAAAGAAAAGGCACATGGTCATGGTTAAAAAGCAAGCTCTCTACATATTTGTGAGGAGAGAACCAAAGCAAACAAATTTGCTACAGCATACAAACATGTCATTTCACTAGTTTTCTTGCTCACCAGGGCGCCGATATGGCAAGAATCTGTGGTCTTTCGCAGCATTCTTGCGCCTTTTCTTCTCAATATATGATTCCAGTTTGCCAGCTTCTTTGAGTGACTTGTATTTCCCAATAAGTTTGAGTTTCTGAATTTCAGATTTTTTGAGATAATAAGGTCGTTTTCCTTGCTTAGCAGCTTCCCTCTCTTTCTTCTTGTGCTCTGCCAGAATCTCTTTCTCAGTGTGCTTCACTCCTGCCGATTTCAATTGTTTGTCAATCCAAGAAACACGACTTTTCAGTTCATTTCTCTCTTCTGGGTCATTTGATTTCCTCATCTGTTTCTTCAGATCCTCTTTTTCTGCTGGAAGATTATCCTCATAAAGGAAATTGTATCTCTTTTTAAACCCTTCTTCATCTACCTGGCCATTTAAAGACTCAAAGCGAGGGTCACGAGTGGCCCTTTTAGGAACTTGGATTATTTCCCTAAATCGGCTTACTGGTTTTTTGCTACTCATCTCCATTGGCCTGTTCTTGTTAGCTCGGCTACTTTTTCCTTCCGAATTAAGCTTCCTATACACTGTAGCCGATCCATCAGACCGCGCTCTCTGCAATTCTTCAAAGGTCACATCAGCAAGCTCCTCCTCAATCCCCTTCTCCTCCTCATCTTCAGATGAAGATTCATGTTCATCAGAGTCGTCGAATCTTATTTTACTTGAACTTGCAACAGCTGGCCTATCTTTCCTCATCTCAACAATTTGATTTCACTAGAGTATAAGAAGTTGAGAACTTTGCTGTACAAAGATTGGCAGGAGTAAGGAAGAACCCCAACAATAGTAGCATATAACACAACCCAATAGTTAAAACAGAAGAATACTAACTAGCCGGCTTACAAAAAAAAGCCAATGCCGACTGAGCAAGACCAAAATGCAAGTAAACACTCAATTTAAGTCAAATGGTTTCTTCATTGACAACAAAGGTTCTAGGTCAAACTCACATTACATCTTGACAGCTCGACTTATCCATCAAGCAGCCTGCTACCTCAAACAAGCACAAATCCCCGGTCTAAGCCTACCACCAGATTTTGATCATTTGTAACTAGTAGAGGATGTGCACGTAACATCTCCATGTTTCACTAAGCACGTCCCCTACTCCCACGGACTTTCAGCCAATTAATTCAACAGCTTGTACTCATTTAAAAGGGGCAAAGCTCCAATCTTTcaaagagaaattgaaaaaaggCAACACAATATGTCTTCCCGAACATGACATTCTATTTTACTACATACATCAACTCAGAAAGGCCTACATACATTAACCCTAGAAAGGTCTAGCACTCATCTTGCTAAGTTCACTAATACAAATAACCTGTTAAAGCAAAAGGCAATAAAAAACAATTCATTTTCGACAAACTTATCCTTATTCCTACTTTGCACATTGAATTACGATATTCAAACAATTTAACAGAATTACATACATATGTACAGAGCAAAACCAAACTGGGTAAGCTTTCACAAGAAAGCAAGTCGCACAAACAGATCCAACAAAAACGAAGTTACATCAATACAATcgctgatttttttttattaaaaaaaaaataacaggaGAAATTCTCGCCAATAAACAGACTAAACATGACAGAATTCATTAAATAGAAATTGACCTAACTATAAATTTTACCTTGTTTGAAACACAAAAATACATGAATTTCACAGTGAAGTCACCCAAATTAGCAACAAAACCTAAGTATATAATCGAATATATGGGCAAAAGGGATTAAAGAGTTAGAAATTGTTTGGTACCTTCAAGCTGCAGCGGAACAATAGGGAACCTTCCGTTCAGCGTGTATTTTCGAGTTATTAGGGTATTTTCCTGTAACTTGTCTCGGCCCAAAGcactagaaaataaaataaaaaaaagttaaagagCAAATAAcgaaaatcacatattttaacgataaaattatcatttgtaatttataagtttataattatagaaatttcttaaactaatataataatatctcAACGAAGTCGCTTTATTAGAAAGAGTGTTATACTTTTTTTGGTACGAACTCTAATTTAATCGagttataatatgaaaattaaacaCCTGTTGACTGTttgaattaacttatttttttagccaaaatagttttaagtattttttagtGTTAGACTTTGAATAAGATGATAAAGAGATTTAATTTCTATATaagtcaaaataaattaaaagagaacatatttttttagtagCGACCAAAAAAAAACTGTCTCAATTACATGATTTTTGGGGCAGCAGACATGTTAATTCTTACCAagttttctcaaattttacGTGTCAAGTAacacaaacaatttttttgctaTTATAAATTTGAGATAATTCCTCTTTTCTTTATCTTGAACTAT
Proteins encoded in this window:
- the LOC107021126 gene encoding ribosomal RNA processing protein 36 homolog produces the protein MRKDRPAVASSSKIRFDDSDEHESSSEDEEEKGIEEELADVTFEELQRARSDGSATVYRKLNSEGKSSRANKNRPMEMSSKKPVSRFREIIQVPKRATRDPRFESLNGQVDEEGFKKRYNFLYEDNLPAEKEDLKKQMRKSNDPEERNELKSRVSWIDKQLKSAGVKHTEKEILAEHKKKEREAAKQGKRPYYLKKSEIQKLKLIGKYKSLKEAGKLESYIEKKRRKNAAKDHRFLPYRRPGEQEN